In Zobellia roscoffensis, the following are encoded in one genomic region:
- the ftsA gene encoding cell division protein FtsA: MEVGNYSVGLDIGTTKIVAIIGKKNEYGKIEVLGIGKSKSLGVHRGVVNNITQTIQSIQQAVEEAELNSGLKIGSVVVGIAGQHIRSLHHSDYITRADSEEVINDDDLDKLCNQVYKLVMLPGEEIIHVLPQEYKVDGQAEIKEPIGMYGGRLEANFHVVVGQVSSIKNVGRCIKSAGLDLGNITLEPLASSDAVLSKEEKEAGVALIDIGGGTTDLAIFKDGIIRHTAVIPFGGGVITEDIKEGCSIIEKQAELLKVRFGSAWPGENKDNEIVSIPGLRGREPKEITLKNLSKIIHARVVEIVEQVYTEIKNYGHDEQKKKLIAGIVLTGGGSQLKHLKQLVEYITGMDTRIGYPNEHLAGDSDAEIASPLYATAVGLLMNAVANEKKGKVVEVEEAPVDEGELVMAGHEEEEHQQQAAAKVQKERKTVFDKWSEKLKDFLDNAE; the protein is encoded by the coding sequence ATGGAAGTAGGTAATTATTCGGTAGGATTGGACATTGGAACAACCAAAATCGTAGCCATAATCGGTAAGAAAAACGAGTATGGTAAGATTGAGGTTTTAGGTATTGGTAAATCTAAAAGTTTAGGGGTGCACCGTGGTGTTGTAAATAACATTACGCAAACCATACAGTCCATACAACAAGCGGTAGAAGAAGCTGAACTTAATTCAGGTTTGAAAATCGGTTCTGTCGTTGTGGGTATTGCTGGGCAGCACATAAGAAGTCTGCACCATAGCGATTATATCACCAGAGCGGATTCTGAAGAAGTTATCAATGATGACGATTTGGATAAGCTGTGTAATCAAGTGTACAAATTGGTGATGCTGCCAGGTGAAGAAATCATTCACGTGCTTCCACAAGAGTATAAAGTGGACGGTCAGGCTGAAATTAAAGAGCCTATCGGTATGTACGGTGGGCGTTTGGAAGCTAATTTTCATGTGGTTGTGGGGCAAGTTTCCTCAATCAAAAATGTAGGCAGGTGCATTAAAAGCGCCGGTCTAGATTTAGGTAATATAACATTAGAGCCTTTGGCTTCTTCTGATGCTGTTTTAAGCAAAGAAGAAAAAGAGGCCGGTGTGGCATTGATAGATATAGGGGGTGGTACGACAGATTTAGCCATTTTTAAAGATGGTATTATTCGTCATACAGCTGTAATTCCTTTTGGAGGCGGTGTTATAACCGAAGATATCAAAGAGGGGTGTTCCATTATCGAAAAGCAAGCAGAACTTTTAAAGGTAAGGTTCGGTTCCGCTTGGCCGGGAGAGAATAAGGATAATGAAATAGTTTCAATACCAGGTTTGCGTGGTAGAGAGCCAAAAGAGATTACCCTTAAAAACCTATCAAAAATAATTCATGCACGTGTTGTTGAAATTGTAGAGCAGGTCTATACCGAAATCAAGAATTATGGGCATGACGAACAAAAAAAGAAACTGATTGCGGGAATTGTGCTTACAGGTGGTGGAAGCCAGTTGAAGCATTTAAAGCAATTGGTAGAGTACATTACGGGCATGGATACACGTATCGGTTACCCTAATGAACATTTGGCAGGTGATTCAGATGCTGAAATCGCCAGTCCATTATATGCCACCGCAGTTGGTCTGTTGATGAATGCAGTGGCGAATGAAAAAAAAGGTAAAGTCGTTGAAGTAGAAGAAGCACCTGTGGACGAGGGAGAACTTGTCATGGCAGGGCACGAAGAAGAAGAACATCAACAACAAGCCGCGGCAAAAGTTCAAAAAGAACGCAAAACGGTGTTTGACAAATGGTCTGAAAAGTTGAAAGACTTTTTGGATAATGCCGAGTAA
- the ftsZ gene encoding cell division protein FtsZ has protein sequence MNNNTEFDGISFDLPKNQSNVIKVIGVGGGGSNAINHMFQSGINGVDFVICNTDSQALNNSSVPTKIQLGVSLTEGLGAGANPEVGEQAALESMEEIKQMLATTTKMIFITAGMGGGTGTGAAPVIAKQAKELDVLTVGIVTMPFEFEGKMRCEQARIGIEKLRANVDSLIVINNNKLREVYGNLGFKAGFSKADEVLSTAARGIAEVITHHYTQNIDLRDAKTVLSNSGTAIMGSAQATGSARAHEAITKALDSPLLNDNKISGAKNVLLLIVSGSQEITIDEIGEINDYIQVEAGHGANIIMGVGEDEDLGEAIAVTIIATGFDVDQQDEIVNTETKKIIHTLEDEQRAQHDLMARKNVVHQLPIEKVKEEPPVIKHTLEEDVQEEPGMDLIETTSYIKNFNVFYEEVLEEVAEVSPSEDDFVIVNAQDSINDIEVVDPMTVSYDALKEEQITMSFDMPFAKKEEVEEEQDNVITFSLDEDVKDIDVTSPVEVIPVMEYNEEGEKRYSLDDYMEVEDELTNAKPAPKPTPAPKPQPKPQPVVREEPTMEVKRVEVAQSEAPVEVDPMNSPIDELLRERADERRRKLKDFNYKFQNSVSSIDEIEKEPAYKRQGIDLSDARREESKVSRTTLGEDSNDEIRLRSNNSFLHDNVD, from the coding sequence ATGAACAACAACACGGAATTTGATGGAATATCTTTCGATCTTCCAAAGAATCAAAGCAATGTAATTAAAGTAATTGGCGTAGGAGGCGGTGGTAGTAATGCAATCAACCACATGTTTCAGTCCGGAATCAACGGAGTGGATTTTGTAATATGTAATACAGATTCACAAGCATTGAACAATAGTTCTGTGCCTACAAAAATACAATTAGGGGTTTCATTAACAGAAGGTTTGGGTGCTGGTGCCAACCCTGAGGTAGGTGAACAGGCCGCTTTGGAAAGTATGGAGGAGATCAAACAGATGTTGGCCACTACTACCAAAATGATATTTATTACCGCTGGTATGGGTGGTGGTACCGGTACTGGTGCTGCTCCTGTTATCGCAAAACAAGCAAAAGAATTGGACGTGCTTACCGTGGGCATCGTTACCATGCCTTTTGAGTTTGAAGGTAAAATGCGTTGCGAACAAGCACGTATAGGAATTGAAAAATTACGTGCTAATGTAGATTCATTAATTGTTATAAATAACAACAAGCTTCGTGAAGTATATGGAAACTTAGGTTTTAAAGCCGGTTTCTCTAAAGCGGATGAAGTATTATCTACGGCGGCTAGAGGTATTGCAGAAGTAATTACACACCATTACACTCAGAATATTGACCTTAGAGATGCTAAAACAGTACTTTCTAATAGTGGTACGGCCATAATGGGTTCTGCGCAGGCAACAGGTTCGGCAAGAGCACATGAAGCTATTACAAAGGCATTGGATTCACCGTTATTGAACGATAACAAGATTAGTGGTGCTAAAAACGTGTTATTGCTTATCGTTTCCGGTTCTCAAGAAATTACTATTGATGAGATAGGTGAAATCAATGATTACATTCAAGTGGAAGCTGGTCATGGTGCCAACATCATTATGGGTGTAGGTGAAGATGAGGATTTAGGAGAAGCTATTGCCGTAACAATTATTGCTACGGGTTTTGATGTTGACCAACAAGATGAGATCGTAAATACCGAAACAAAAAAAATCATTCATACGTTGGAGGATGAGCAACGCGCTCAGCATGATTTAATGGCAAGAAAGAATGTAGTTCATCAATTGCCAATTGAAAAAGTAAAGGAAGAACCACCGGTAATTAAGCATACCCTTGAGGAAGATGTGCAAGAGGAGCCGGGTATGGATTTAATCGAAACCACCAGCTATATTAAAAACTTTAATGTTTTTTACGAAGAAGTTTTAGAAGAAGTAGCAGAGGTGAGCCCCTCAGAAGATGATTTTGTAATCGTAAATGCACAAGATTCTATTAATGATATAGAGGTTGTTGATCCTATGACCGTGTCTTATGATGCGTTAAAAGAGGAGCAAATTACGATGAGCTTTGATATGCCATTTGCTAAGAAAGAAGAAGTTGAAGAAGAGCAAGACAACGTAATCACATTTAGTCTTGATGAGGATGTTAAGGATATTGATGTTACGAGTCCGGTAGAGGTTATTCCCGTTATGGAATATAATGAAGAAGGAGAGAAACGTTATAGTCTAGATGATTATATGGAAGTTGAAGATGAGCTTACGAATGCTAAGCCAGCTCCAAAACCAACTCCAGCTCCAAAGCCACAGCCGAAACCACAACCAGTTGTTAGAGAGGAACCTACAATGGAGGTGAAGCGTGTTGAAGTAGCGCAAAGTGAAGCGCCTGTAGAGGTAGACCCTATGAACAGTCCGATAGACGAATTGTTAAGGGAGAGAGCAGACGAAAGAAGAAGGAAACTAAAAGATTTCAACTATAAATTTCAGAACAGCGTAAGCAGTATTGATGAAATTGAAAAAGAACCAGCTTACAAGCGCCAAGGTATTGATTTAAGTGATGCTAGAAGAGAAGAAAGCAAGGTTTCAAGAACCACGTTAGGAGAGGATAGTAACGATGAAATTAGATTGCGTTCTAACAATTCTTTTCTACACGATAATGTAGATTAA
- a CDS encoding GatB/YqeY domain-containing protein, which translates to MGLQQKVMEQMKAAMKAKDTVALESLRAIKSALLMAQTSGTDEELTEDDEIQLVQKLVKQRKDSATIFKDQGREDLAEPELAQIAVLEQFLPEQLTEEEIEKVVVQTIDATGASGVKDMGKVMGMVSKELAGQADGKTISAIVKKKLA; encoded by the coding sequence ATGGGCTTACAACAAAAGGTAATGGAGCAGATGAAAGCGGCAATGAAAGCAAAGGATACGGTTGCTTTGGAATCGCTTCGCGCCATTAAATCTGCCCTGCTTATGGCACAGACTAGTGGAACGGATGAAGAATTGACCGAAGATGATGAGATTCAACTGGTTCAGAAGCTTGTAAAGCAACGTAAAGACAGTGCTACCATATTTAAAGATCAAGGTAGAGAAGATCTTGCGGAGCCAGAATTGGCTCAGATAGCAGTTCTTGAACAGTTTTTACCGGAACAGCTTACAGAAGAAGAAATAGAAAAAGTAGTCGTACAGACTATAGATGCTACTGGAGCATCGGGAGTGAAAGATATGGGCAAGGTTATGGGTATGGTATCCAAAGAATTGGCCGGACAAGCAGATGGGAAAACCATTTCTGCCATAGTAAAGAAAAAGTTAGCATAA